The following coding sequences are from one Manis pentadactyla isolate mManPen7 chromosome 13, mManPen7.hap1, whole genome shotgun sequence window:
- the CTXN3 gene encoding cortexin-3 yields MMDGGQPVPSPLVPLGNTSSDFSMSLEQKTTFVFVILLFIFLGILIVRCFRILLDPYRSMPTSTWADGLEGLEKGQFDHALA; encoded by the coding sequence ATGATGGATGGAGGCCAGCCCGTCCCTTCACCCCTCGTGCCCCTGGGGAACACATCATCAGATTTTAGCATGTCTCTGGAACAGAAAACCACATttgtttttgtgattttgttgtttatttttttgggCATCCTCATTGTCAGGTGCTTCCGGATTCTCCTGGACCCGTACCGGAGCATGCCGACCTCGACCTGGGCTGATGGCCTGGAAGGCCTGGAGAAAGGGCAGTTTGACCATGCCCTTGCTTAG